The following are encoded in a window of Cupriavidus oxalaticus genomic DNA:
- a CDS encoding 6-pyruvoyl trahydropterin synthase family protein — MSKQVSITRRLEFDSGHRIPNHCGQCRNIHGHRYRLDLTLSGEVLHREGASDDGMILDFGDIKALANEHLVNKWDHAFLIYRGDTALLNFLQSMEGHKTVVLDAIPTVENLAQVAFDILAPVFKDCFGHHLQLTRLVLFETPNCWAEVSAPAVLPAQD, encoded by the coding sequence ATGAGCAAACAAGTTTCCATTACCCGCCGGCTGGAGTTCGACTCCGGCCACCGCATCCCGAACCACTGTGGCCAGTGCCGCAACATCCATGGCCACCGCTATCGGCTGGACCTGACGCTGTCGGGCGAGGTGCTGCATCGCGAAGGTGCCTCGGATGACGGCATGATCCTGGACTTCGGCGATATCAAGGCGCTCGCCAACGAGCACCTGGTCAACAAGTGGGATCATGCCTTCCTGATCTACCGCGGCGACACCGCGCTGCTGAACTTCCTGCAGTCGATGGAAGGGCACAAGACCGTGGTGCTGGATGCCATCCCCACCGTCGAGAACCTGGCCCAGGTCGCCTTCGATATCCTGGCGCCGGTGTTCAAGGACTGTTTCGGCCACCACCTGCAGCTGACCCGGCTGGTGCTGTTCGAAACCCCCAATTGCTGGGCCGAAGTCAGCGCCCCGGCAGTGCTGCCGGCGCAAGACTGA
- a CDS encoding ABC-F family ATPase, with product MLSTANITMQFGPKPLFENISVKFGEGNRYGLIGANGCGKSTFMKILGGDLEPSSGNVMLEPGIRLGKLRQDQFAYEDMRVLDVVMMGHTEMWAAAQERDAIYANPEATDEDYMKAAELEARYAEYDGYTAEARAGELLLGVGIPTSQHQGPMSDVAPGWKLRVLLAQALFSNPDVLLLDEPTNNLDINTIRWLETVLNERNSTMIIISHDRHFLNSVCTHMADMDYGTLKVYPGNYDDYMEASMQARERQMAANARAKERISELQDFVRRFSANKSKARQATSRAKQIEKIKVEDIKPSSRQNPFIRFEFEKKLHNLAVEVESVTKTYDRKIINNLSMAIQAGERVAIIGENGAGKTTLLRSLLNGAVQTGVQRGVEVDRGAVKWAENANVGYMPQDTYEEFPADRDVMDWMSQWTQAGDDETSLRGTLGRLLFSADDIKKNVKVLSGGEKGRMIWGKLMLGRHNVLALDEPTNHMDMESIESMQIALDKFQGTLIFVSHDREFVSGLATRVIEVRTDGTLTDYLGTYDEYLQSQGIDG from the coding sequence GTGCTTTCTACCGCAAACATCACCATGCAGTTCGGCCCCAAGCCGTTGTTCGAGAATATCTCGGTCAAGTTCGGCGAGGGCAACCGCTACGGCCTGATCGGCGCGAACGGCTGCGGCAAGTCCACCTTCATGAAGATCCTGGGCGGCGACCTCGAGCCGTCGTCGGGCAACGTCATGCTGGAGCCGGGCATCCGCCTGGGCAAGCTGCGCCAGGACCAGTTCGCCTATGAAGACATGCGCGTGCTGGACGTGGTGATGATGGGCCACACCGAGATGTGGGCCGCCGCGCAGGAGCGCGACGCCATCTACGCCAATCCGGAAGCGACCGACGAAGACTACATGAAGGCCGCCGAGCTGGAGGCCAGGTATGCGGAGTACGACGGCTACACCGCCGAGGCGCGCGCCGGCGAGCTGCTGCTGGGCGTGGGCATTCCCACCAGCCAGCACCAGGGTCCGATGAGCGACGTCGCGCCGGGCTGGAAGCTGCGCGTGCTGCTGGCGCAGGCACTGTTCTCCAACCCGGACGTGCTGCTGCTGGACGAGCCGACCAACAACCTGGACATCAACACGATCCGCTGGCTGGAGACCGTGCTCAACGAGCGCAACTCCACCATGATCATCATCTCCCACGATCGCCACTTCCTGAACTCCGTGTGCACGCACATGGCCGACATGGACTACGGCACGCTCAAGGTCTACCCGGGCAACTACGACGACTACATGGAAGCGTCGATGCAGGCCCGCGAGCGCCAGATGGCCGCCAACGCGCGCGCCAAGGAGCGCATCAGCGAACTGCAGGACTTCGTGCGCCGCTTCTCGGCCAACAAGTCCAAGGCCCGCCAGGCCACCTCGCGCGCCAAGCAGATCGAGAAGATCAAGGTCGAGGACATCAAGCCGTCGTCGCGCCAGAACCCGTTCATCCGCTTCGAATTCGAGAAAAAGCTGCACAACCTCGCGGTCGAGGTGGAAAGCGTCACCAAGACCTACGACCGCAAGATCATCAATAACCTGTCGATGGCGATCCAGGCCGGCGAGCGTGTCGCCATCATCGGCGAGAACGGCGCTGGCAAGACCACGCTGCTGCGCAGCCTGCTGAACGGCGCGGTGCAGACCGGCGTGCAGCGCGGCGTGGAAGTCGACCGCGGCGCGGTCAAGTGGGCCGAGAACGCCAACGTCGGCTACATGCCGCAGGACACGTACGAGGAATTCCCGGCAGACCGCGACGTGATGGACTGGATGAGCCAGTGGACGCAGGCCGGCGATGACGAAACGTCGCTGCGCGGCACGCTGGGCCGGCTGCTGTTCTCGGCCGACGATATCAAGAAGAACGTCAAGGTGCTGTCCGGTGGCGAAAAGGGCCGCATGATCTGGGGCAAGCTGATGCTGGGCCGCCATAACGTGCTGGCACTGGACGAGCCGACCAACCATATGGACATGGAATCGATCGAGTCGATGCAGATCGCGCTGGACAAGTTCCAGGGCACGCTGATCTTCGTGTCGCACGACCGCGAGTTCGTCAGCGGGCTGGCCACGCGCGTGATCGAAGTGCGCACCGACGGCACGCTGACCGATTACCTCGGCACGTATGACGAGTACCTGCAGTCGCAGGGTATCGACGGCTGA
- the ldcA gene encoding muramoyltetrapeptide carboxypeptidase has protein sequence MNTPNSRPPHTEVRLIASSGYPHDVAVAARGVAWLKQHGYHTTNPDVLARRYLRFGGTDAERLADLHAIGTGVPHELTLAVRGGYGIARLLAQVDFARIAEQAAASATPIVGHSDFTAFQLAYLAATGGITFSGPMLLADFGADRVDPYMWEHFEGILRDPAYRIDVAAPQSGGQPFSGAVAGTLWGGNLAMLCSLLGTPFMPRVEGGVLFLEDINEPPYRVERMLIQLQQAGVLGTQRAIVLGDFSNYRVTDYDNGYDMEAVVAYLRDALPVPVLTGLPFGHCARKLTLPVGAQVRLAARADGFSMAFSGYPVLPPVA, from the coding sequence ATGAATACGCCGAACAGCAGGCCGCCGCATACCGAAGTCCGACTGATCGCCTCGTCCGGCTACCCGCACGACGTCGCCGTTGCCGCGCGCGGCGTTGCCTGGCTCAAGCAGCACGGCTACCACACCACCAACCCCGACGTGCTGGCCCGGCGCTACCTGCGCTTCGGCGGCACCGACGCGGAGCGGCTGGCCGACCTGCATGCCATCGGCACCGGCGTGCCGCATGAGCTGACGCTGGCCGTGCGTGGTGGTTACGGCATTGCGCGGCTGCTGGCGCAAGTCGACTTTGCCCGCATCGCCGAACAGGCGGCTGCCAGCGCCACGCCCATCGTCGGCCACAGCGACTTCACGGCCTTCCAGCTCGCTTACCTGGCAGCGACCGGCGGCATCACTTTCTCGGGACCGATGCTGCTGGCGGACTTTGGCGCGGACCGCGTCGATCCGTATATGTGGGAGCACTTCGAGGGCATCCTGCGCGATCCGGCCTACCGGATCGACGTGGCGGCGCCCCAGTCCGGTGGCCAGCCGTTCAGCGGCGCGGTGGCCGGCACGCTGTGGGGCGGCAACCTGGCGATGCTGTGCAGCCTGCTCGGCACGCCCTTCATGCCGCGGGTCGAGGGCGGGGTGCTGTTCCTGGAAGACATCAACGAGCCGCCGTACCGGGTCGAGCGCATGCTGATCCAGTTGCAGCAGGCCGGCGTGCTGGGCACGCAGCGCGCCATCGTGCTGGGCGATTTCTCCAACTACCGCGTCACCGACTACGACAACGGCTACGACATGGAGGCCGTGGTGGCCTACCTGCGCGACGCGTTGCCAGTGCCGGTGCTGACCGGCCTGCCGTTCGGCCACTGCGCGCGCAAGCTGACGCTGCCGGTGGGCGCGCAGGTGCGGCTGGCTGCACGTGCCGACGGGTTCTCGATGGCGTTTTCCGGCTATCCGGTGCTGCCGCCGGTGGCCTGA
- the queE gene encoding 7-carboxy-7-deazaguanine synthase — protein MTYAVKEIFYTLQGEGANAGRAAVFCRFAGCNLWSGREEDRASAVCQFCDTDFVGTDGTRGGKYRTAGELAAVVASEWPQGAGGKPLGKPLVVCTGGEPLLQLDAPLIDALHAQGFEIAIETNGTIAVPPGIDWVCVSPKMGSELVVRRGDELKVVIPQAGQDFAAYEQLDFRHLLVQPMDGPLQRENTAAAVDFCQRHPRWRLSLQTHKLLGIR, from the coding sequence ATGACATACGCCGTCAAGGAAATCTTCTATACGCTGCAGGGCGAGGGCGCCAATGCCGGCCGCGCCGCGGTGTTCTGCCGCTTCGCCGGCTGCAACCTGTGGAGCGGCCGTGAAGAGGATCGCGCCAGCGCGGTTTGCCAGTTTTGCGACACGGATTTCGTCGGCACCGATGGCACCCGCGGCGGCAAGTACCGTACCGCCGGGGAACTGGCCGCGGTGGTCGCCTCGGAATGGCCGCAGGGCGCGGGTGGCAAGCCGCTGGGCAAGCCGCTGGTGGTGTGCACCGGGGGCGAGCCGCTGCTGCAGCTCGACGCGCCGCTGATCGATGCGCTGCACGCGCAGGGCTTCGAGATCGCCATCGAGACCAACGGCACCATCGCCGTGCCGCCCGGCATCGACTGGGTTTGCGTGAGTCCCAAGATGGGTTCCGAGCTGGTGGTCAGGCGCGGCGATGAGCTCAAGGTGGTGATCCCGCAGGCGGGCCAGGACTTTGCCGCATACGAGCAGCTTGATTTCCGGCATTTGCTGGTGCAGCCCATGGACGGCCCGCTGCAGCGCGAGAATACGGCCGCCGCGGTGGACTTCTGCCAGCGCCATCCGCGCTGGCGGCTGTCGCTGCAGACCCACAAGCTGCTGGGCATCCGCTGA
- the tadA gene encoding tRNA adenosine(34) deaminase TadA, translating to MPPMPPMPLRAPRALPEDPAEAAARDARYMRVALEEARLAEAAGEVPVGAVVVWNDTIIARGHNLPIRSVDPSAHAEMQALRAAAQVIGNYRMPECELYVTLEPCAMCSGAILHARLRHVVFGATDPKTGAAGSVLNLFEHAQLNHQTTITGGVLADTCGQMLKDFFGARRRAQKAARDAAGTAPGCSCATPPDQSNATDATDANDA from the coding sequence ATGCCGCCGATGCCGCCGATGCCACTGAGGGCCCCGCGCGCGCTGCCGGAGGATCCGGCCGAGGCCGCCGCGCGCGATGCCCGCTACATGCGCGTCGCGCTGGAAGAAGCACGCCTGGCCGAGGCCGCCGGCGAAGTGCCGGTCGGCGCGGTGGTGGTCTGGAACGACACCATCATCGCGCGCGGCCACAACCTGCCGATCCGCTCGGTCGATCCCTCCGCCCATGCCGAAATGCAGGCGCTGCGCGCCGCCGCGCAGGTGATCGGCAACTACCGCATGCCCGAGTGCGAGCTGTATGTGACGCTGGAACCGTGCGCCATGTGCAGTGGCGCAATCCTGCACGCGCGGCTGCGCCACGTGGTGTTCGGCGCCACCGACCCCAAGACCGGTGCCGCGGGCAGCGTGCTCAACCTGTTCGAGCACGCGCAGCTCAACCACCAGACCACCATCACCGGCGGGGTGCTGGCCGACACCTGCGGGCAGATGCTGAAGGATTTCTTCGGTGCGCGCCGGCGCGCGCAAAAGGCCGCGCGCGATGCTGCCGGCACTGCACCGGGGTGCAGCTGCGCAACCCCTCCGGACCAGAGCAACGCCACCGACGCCACCGACGCCAACGACGCATGA
- a CDS encoding aldehyde dehydrogenase family protein, which translates to MQQRDKLFINGKWVAPHGTGTIDVIHSSTEAVMGTIPEGSPRDAEDAIQAARAAFDGWAATPASVRAGYIAKIAEGLKARSEELAQLIAGEVGMPIKLARAIQVGGPVYNWGQAAKLLDTFHFEEEVGNSLVVREPVGVVAAITPWNYPLNQITLKVAPALAAGCTVVLKPSEVAPLNAFVLAEVIEAAGLPPGVFNLVTGFGPVVGEVLASHPEVDMVSFTGSTRAGKRVSELASQTVKRVALELGGKSASVVLDDADLPAAVKGTISACFLNSGQTCSAHTRMLVPRARYDEVKAIAQKVVAGFTVGDPLQETTRLGPLISAVQKERVTGYIRRGLEEGAELVAGGPEAPEGLDQGFFVRPTVLGNVEPRATVAQEEIFGPVLSIICYDTEEDAVRIANDSIYGLGGGVWSGDEARAIRVARRIRTGQVDINGGPFNMAAPFGGYKQSGNGREAGKYGLEEFLEYKALQLRKPA; encoded by the coding sequence ATGCAACAACGAGACAAACTGTTTATCAACGGCAAGTGGGTCGCGCCTCACGGTACCGGCACCATCGACGTCATCCATTCCAGCACCGAAGCGGTGATGGGGACCATTCCCGAAGGCTCGCCGCGCGACGCGGAAGACGCCATCCAGGCCGCACGCGCTGCCTTTGACGGCTGGGCGGCGACGCCCGCGTCGGTACGCGCCGGCTATATCGCCAAAATCGCCGAAGGGCTGAAGGCGCGCAGCGAAGAACTGGCCCAGCTGATCGCCGGCGAAGTCGGCATGCCGATCAAGCTGGCGCGCGCGATCCAGGTGGGCGGCCCGGTCTACAACTGGGGACAGGCCGCGAAGCTGCTCGATACCTTCCACTTCGAGGAAGAAGTGGGCAATTCGCTGGTGGTGCGCGAGCCGGTGGGGGTGGTGGCGGCGATCACGCCGTGGAACTACCCGCTCAACCAGATCACGCTGAAGGTCGCGCCGGCGCTGGCCGCGGGTTGCACCGTGGTGCTCAAGCCGTCGGAAGTGGCGCCGCTGAACGCGTTCGTGCTGGCCGAGGTGATCGAGGCCGCCGGCCTGCCGCCGGGCGTGTTCAACCTGGTGACCGGCTTTGGCCCGGTGGTGGGCGAGGTGCTGGCGAGCCATCCGGAGGTCGACATGGTGTCGTTCACCGGTTCGACCCGCGCCGGCAAGCGCGTGTCCGAGCTGGCCTCGCAGACGGTCAAGCGCGTGGCGCTCGAGCTGGGCGGCAAGTCCGCCTCGGTGGTCCTGGACGATGCCGACCTGCCGGCGGCGGTCAAGGGCACCATCAGCGCCTGCTTCCTGAATTCGGGCCAGACCTGCTCGGCGCATACCCGCATGCTGGTGCCGCGTGCCCGCTACGACGAAGTGAAGGCGATTGCGCAGAAGGTGGTGGCCGGCTTTACCGTGGGCGATCCGCTGCAGGAAACCACCAGGCTCGGACCGCTGATCTCCGCCGTGCAGAAGGAGCGCGTCACCGGCTATATCCGCCGCGGGCTGGAAGAGGGCGCGGAACTGGTGGCCGGCGGCCCCGAGGCGCCGGAAGGGCTGGACCAGGGCTTCTTCGTCAGGCCGACCGTGCTCGGCAATGTCGAGCCGCGCGCCACCGTGGCGCAGGAGGAGATCTTCGGGCCGGTGCTGTCGATCATCTGCTATGACACCGAGGAAGATGCGGTGCGCATCGCCAATGACAGCATCTACGGGCTGGGCGGCGGCGTCTGGTCCGGCGACGAGGCGCGTGCGATCCGCGTGGCGCGGCGCATCCGCACCGGCCAGGTCGACATCAACGGCGGGCCGTTCAACATGGCCGCGCCGTTCGGCGGCTACAAGCAGTCCGGCAACGGGCGCGAGGCCGGCAAGTACGGGCTGGAGGAATTCCTCGAATACAAGGCCCTGCAGTTGAGGAAGCCGGCCTGA